The following proteins come from a genomic window of Pyxidicoccus sp. MSG2:
- a CDS encoding outer membrane beta-barrel protein — translation MTGRLFKALAVATSLVSSAAMAEEVATTGSSVKSGLELTVGVGFQAGAGYVYKNGPRADGTVGDVKLSDVANGGLAVLLDVGYRVNPSWYVGVFGQYTKVLTKNNPYSCPDTFDCSTNALRLGPNVQYHFSPEATFDPFVGLGFGIVLLNSTIDGSVPTPVPGANVALHIDSKIRGPEFVNVTVGGKWRLSNSLSFGPYLTGTYARYTVRAGTTTTTLPPALGGTTTETDLAPVDDGPYGLIILGVRGTFNL, via the coding sequence ATGACGGGAAGGCTGTTCAAGGCCCTTGCGGTAGCGACCTCGCTCGTTTCCTCGGCTGCGATGGCGGAGGAGGTCGCGACGACGGGCTCCAGCGTCAAGAGCGGACTGGAGCTCACCGTGGGCGTCGGCTTCCAGGCCGGCGCGGGCTACGTCTACAAGAACGGCCCGCGAGCGGACGGGACGGTCGGCGATGTGAAGCTCAGTGACGTCGCCAACGGTGGTCTCGCGGTCCTGCTGGATGTCGGTTACCGCGTCAACCCGAGCTGGTACGTCGGTGTCTTCGGCCAGTACACGAAGGTGCTGACCAAGAACAACCCGTACTCGTGCCCCGACACCTTCGACTGCTCGACCAACGCGCTTCGCCTTGGTCCGAACGTGCAGTACCACTTCTCGCCCGAGGCCACCTTCGACCCCTTCGTGGGCCTGGGCTTCGGCATCGTCCTCCTGAACTCCACCATCGATGGCTCGGTCCCCACGCCCGTGCCCGGCGCCAATGTGGCACTGCATATCGACAGCAAGATCCGCGGCCCGGAGTTCGTGAACGTCACCGTCGGCGGCAAGTGGCGGCTGAGCAACTCCCTGTCCTTCGGCCCGTACCTCACCGGCACCTACGCCCGCTACACCGTGCGCGCTGGCACCACGACCACGACGCTGCCCCCCGCGCTCGGTGGAACCACCACCGAGACGGATCTGGCCCCCGTGGATGACGGCCCGTACGGCCTCATCATCCTGGGCGTTCGCGGCACCTTCAACCTGTAG
- a CDS encoding DUF1552 domain-containing protein, whose protein sequence is MLRQLSRRNLLKLLGGSAAALPLANLLGTSDAHAQTTAPPLRFVAIFTPHGCLPEFWNPQGGESDFTLDFPNSMLLPLQPHRSKLLVVDGLDYRVLYEHGLTGHEGAPVTFLTGSKVNTASGDDLPESASLDQVLGNAIGGSTKFRSLQLNAWEQFGGQHVYNSISFTANGSRVPFERDPAAVYQRLFGNAPPPAADPAEADRLIARRKSLLGFLTKDATRLRDRLAGEERQKLEAHLEALADIERRIGSLSTSPNPAPTPVPSTEACISGIVPPQYGLGELGNLARLPELTKLHLDMITRAFACDFTRVATITISAPSMPWIGINEDVHNDLAHRLDVNTEPLRTQIRTKMVTVQRWYAEQVAYLMTQLASVQEGSGTALDNTLILWGNELGDASGHMNVRVPTVLAGGAGGRFRMGRFIHARPPGSDPLPGWPGPGSPLPKAVAHNKLLVSIAQAFGVNVNTFGHPAPDYAGPLAGLT, encoded by the coding sequence ATGCTCCGCCAACTCTCCCGTCGAAACCTGCTCAAGCTCCTGGGTGGCTCGGCCGCGGCGCTCCCGCTGGCCAACCTGCTCGGCACCTCCGACGCGCACGCGCAGACCACCGCGCCCCCGCTGCGCTTCGTCGCCATCTTCACGCCCCACGGCTGCCTTCCGGAGTTCTGGAACCCGCAGGGCGGCGAGTCGGACTTCACGCTCGACTTCCCCAACTCCATGCTGCTGCCGCTCCAGCCGCACCGCTCCAAGCTGCTGGTGGTGGACGGCCTGGACTACCGGGTGCTGTACGAGCACGGACTGACGGGCCACGAGGGCGCGCCCGTCACCTTCCTCACCGGCAGCAAGGTCAACACCGCCAGCGGTGACGACCTGCCGGAGAGCGCCTCGCTGGACCAGGTGCTGGGCAATGCCATCGGCGGCAGCACCAAGTTCCGCTCCCTCCAGCTCAACGCGTGGGAGCAGTTCGGCGGCCAGCACGTCTACAACAGCATCAGCTTCACGGCGAACGGCTCGCGCGTGCCCTTCGAGCGCGACCCGGCCGCCGTGTACCAGCGCCTCTTCGGCAACGCGCCGCCGCCCGCCGCGGACCCGGCCGAGGCCGACAGGCTCATCGCCCGCCGCAAGAGCCTGCTCGGCTTCCTCACCAAGGATGCGACGCGCCTGCGCGACAGGCTCGCGGGCGAGGAGCGCCAGAAGCTGGAGGCGCACCTGGAGGCGCTCGCGGACATCGAGCGGCGCATCGGCTCGCTGAGCACCTCTCCCAACCCGGCGCCCACCCCCGTGCCTTCCACGGAGGCGTGCATCAGCGGCATCGTGCCGCCGCAGTACGGCCTGGGCGAGCTGGGCAACCTCGCCCGGCTGCCCGAGCTGACGAAGCTGCACCTGGACATGATTACCCGTGCCTTCGCGTGCGATTTCACGCGGGTGGCGACCATCACCATCTCCGCGCCGTCCATGCCGTGGATTGGCATCAACGAGGACGTGCACAACGACCTGGCGCACCGGCTGGACGTCAACACGGAGCCGCTGCGCACCCAGATTCGCACCAAGATGGTGACGGTGCAGCGGTGGTACGCGGAGCAGGTGGCGTACCTCATGACGCAGTTGGCCTCCGTGCAGGAGGGCAGCGGCACCGCCCTGGACAACACGCTCATCCTCTGGGGCAACGAGCTGGGTGACGCCTCGGGCCACATGAACGTGCGCGTGCCCACCGTGCTGGCGGGTGGCGCGGGCGGCCGCTTCCGCATGGGCCGCTTCATCCACGCGCGCCCGCCGGGCTCCGACCCGCTGCCCGGCTGGCCCGGCCCCGGCTCGCCGCTGCCGAAGGCCGTGGCGCACAACAAGCTGCTGGTGTCCATCGCCCAGGCCTTCGGGGTGAACGTGAATACCTTCGGTCACCCGGCCCCGGACTACGCCGGTCCGCTGGCCGGGCTGACCTGA
- a CDS encoding DUF1592 domain-containing protein — MRIIRFCIPAVLLLAAASCSGDKPGTDKEPPEVSEASSARVRRLTRVEYDNSLAAVVPGMPSLSGTFAPEDTILGFSTHDRLQVTSLLADQVDNAALNAALFAKNQLKIHEKCPADANEEKCTTDILYGVASRAFRRPLSTEDKADLLAFWQDARKTADPQTAHRIFLQGLFASASFLYRTELGEQGEAGNQVARMTPHEVASALSFAITAAPPDAELLAAAEAGELKTADQREAHARRLLATPAAQKRLAHFIREWLGITGLANLNKNNQVFPAFSAAFKDSSQAETRAFIDHVLANEGGSVKELLSANYTFADGRMSQFYGTTSTPNGTIGRVPLPADRAGILTQASVLATYALFDSSSPIRRGKFVLTRLLCRDIPPPPASIVIIPPAPAADSTTRARFAAHTDNPACAGCHRSIDPIGFGFENFDGLGKARTTENGIAVDAKGSVDYSSGVFPFTGGGELARSLSTSEDVANCVPLQLFRYAMGREEDTVDEQLLTDMRAAFKANPRLQLGDALVSLVRSPYFTHRRTLSP; from the coding sequence ATGCGAATCATCCGTTTCTGCATTCCCGCGGTGCTGCTGCTGGCGGCCGCATCCTGCTCCGGCGACAAACCTGGAACCGACAAGGAGCCTCCGGAAGTATCGGAAGCGTCTTCGGCGCGCGTGCGCCGCCTGACGCGCGTGGAGTACGACAACAGCCTCGCCGCCGTCGTACCGGGGATGCCTTCGCTGAGTGGCACCTTCGCCCCGGAAGACACCATCCTCGGCTTCAGCACGCACGACCGGCTCCAGGTGACGTCGCTGCTGGCGGACCAGGTGGACAACGCCGCGCTGAACGCGGCCCTGTTCGCGAAGAACCAGCTGAAGATCCACGAGAAGTGCCCGGCGGACGCGAACGAGGAGAAGTGCACGACGGACATCCTGTACGGCGTGGCCAGCCGCGCCTTCCGCCGGCCCCTCTCGACGGAGGACAAGGCGGACCTGCTCGCCTTCTGGCAGGACGCCCGGAAGACGGCGGACCCGCAGACCGCGCACCGCATCTTCCTGCAGGGCCTCTTCGCGTCGGCCTCCTTCCTCTACCGCACGGAGCTGGGCGAGCAGGGCGAGGCCGGCAACCAGGTGGCGCGGATGACGCCGCACGAGGTCGCCTCGGCGCTCTCCTTCGCCATCACCGCCGCCCCGCCCGACGCGGAGCTGCTCGCGGCCGCGGAGGCCGGGGAGCTCAAGACGGCGGACCAGCGCGAGGCGCACGCGCGCCGCCTGCTGGCCACCCCCGCCGCGCAGAAGCGCCTGGCCCACTTCATCCGCGAGTGGCTGGGCATCACCGGCCTGGCCAACCTCAACAAGAACAACCAGGTCTTCCCGGCCTTCAGCGCGGCGTTCAAGGACTCCAGCCAGGCCGAGACGCGGGCCTTCATCGACCACGTGCTGGCCAACGAGGGCGGCTCCGTCAAGGAACTCCTGAGCGCGAACTACACCTTCGCGGACGGCCGCATGTCGCAGTTCTACGGCACCACGAGCACGCCCAACGGGACGATTGGCAGGGTGCCGCTGCCGGCGGACCGCGCGGGCATCCTCACCCAGGCCAGCGTGCTGGCGACCTACGCCCTCTTCGACTCCAGCTCGCCCATCCGCCGCGGCAAGTTCGTCCTCACGCGCCTGCTGTGCCGTGACATCCCGCCCCCGCCGGCCTCCATCGTCATCATCCCCCCCGCGCCCGCCGCGGACTCCACCACCCGTGCCCGCTTCGCCGCGCACACCGACAACCCCGCCTGCGCCGGTTGCCACCGGAGCATCGACCCCATCGGCTTCGGCTTCGAGAACTTCGACGGCCTGGGCAAGGCCCGCACGACGGAGAACGGCATCGCCGTGGACGCCAAGGGCTCGGTGGACTACTCCAGCGGCGTCTTCCCCTTCACCGGCGGCGGCGAGCTGGCGCGCTCGCTCTCCACCAGCGAGGACGTGGCCAACTGCGTGCCCCTGCAGCTCTTCCGCTACGCCATGGGACGTGAAGAGGACACCGTCGACGAGCAGTTGCTCACCGACATGCGGGCGGCCTTCAAGGCCAACCCTCGGCTTCAACTGGGGGATGCGCTCGTCAGCCTGGTGCGCTCTCCCTACTTCACCCACCGGCGCACCCTTTCTCCGTGA
- a CDS encoding general secretion pathway protein GspE yields METGARRPLGEILLELGVLNRAQLRVGLVHHFETHVPLGRALVREGVCTEADVLRGLAAQLGVEAVDLEHALPERAVASLIPARIARQYRAVPLRVELVQLEQAEREVLHIALPAPVSLEAVDAVRAVSGKPRVEAHVASDPAIARALAELYGIEEPTQPPAGPTPAPGGPLLLYGWPPVTAVLISRQLARHGIPAKVATPLEVLHTAPNDVVLAPIQAMEGLLAGEVHIAGSLIVHGTSDDEGFERARQLGARGFLANPRDEQLLLRAIRRLRPDGSTSGLPGGPDSAPQSH; encoded by the coding sequence ATGGAGACCGGCGCGCGACGTCCGCTCGGAGAAATCCTCCTGGAGTTGGGAGTGCTCAACCGCGCCCAGCTCCGGGTGGGCCTGGTACATCATTTCGAGACCCACGTGCCGCTGGGCCGCGCGCTGGTGCGCGAGGGCGTCTGCACCGAGGCCGACGTCCTCCGGGGCCTGGCCGCCCAGCTCGGCGTGGAGGCGGTGGACCTGGAGCACGCGCTGCCCGAGCGCGCCGTGGCCTCGCTCATCCCCGCCCGAATCGCCCGGCAGTACCGCGCCGTCCCACTCCGCGTGGAGCTGGTGCAGTTGGAGCAGGCGGAGCGCGAGGTGCTCCACATCGCCCTGCCCGCCCCGGTGTCGCTCGAGGCGGTGGACGCCGTGCGCGCCGTGTCCGGCAAGCCCCGCGTCGAGGCACATGTCGCGTCGGACCCGGCGATTGCGCGCGCGCTGGCGGAGCTCTACGGCATCGAAGAGCCCACCCAGCCACCCGCCGGCCCCACCCCCGCCCCCGGTGGCCCGCTGCTGCTCTACGGCTGGCCGCCCGTCACCGCCGTCCTCATCTCCCGGCAGCTCGCGCGACACGGCATCCCCGCCAAGGTGGCCACGCCGCTGGAGGTGCTGCACACCGCGCCGAACGACGTCGTGCTCGCGCCCATCCAGGCCATGGAAGGACTGCTGGCCGGAGAGGTCCACATCGCCGGCTCGCTCATCGTCCACGGTACTTCGGACGACGAGGGCTTCGAGCGGGCGCGGCAGCTCGGGGCCCGTGGATTCCTGGCCAACCCCCGCGACGAGCAGCTCCTGCTGCGCGCCATCCGCCGGCTCCGCCCGGACGGAAGCACCTCCGGCCTGCCCGGGGGGCCCGACTCCGCGCCCCAATCCCACTGA
- a CDS encoding metal-dependent hydrolase, translated as MDNLTHGLLGLAIGALRRPDVRPGTGERASPTDRAVLLGAVLASELPDLDTLLARGDAVTVALQAHRGLSHSLLFSPVVALGATLAACAVFRGARPRPVFLASLASVLFAHLLPDLWTGWGTRVLLPFSDTRLSLDWTMVVDPWVTLPLLVGTVVAWRLRRTAWRRALLVGLALSAGYVGARVAAWGVLTRRVEAAYAAAQSVRVFPLPFSVSTWRYVATLPGGMLAAGEVPLAGAPREARRVESSVDALPPDVRAVGPVREALAWARFPVVTVAPVEGGGREVRISDLRYHLRGEPTLGFVIRLDAGNRVAEARLERGGSASELLRRWRGQDAETTRPREKE; from the coding sequence ATGGACAACCTCACCCACGGGCTGCTGGGGCTCGCCATCGGTGCGCTGCGCCGGCCCGACGTGCGTCCCGGCACGGGCGAGCGGGCCTCGCCCACGGACCGCGCGGTGCTGCTGGGCGCCGTGCTCGCCTCGGAGTTGCCGGACCTGGACACGCTGCTGGCGCGCGGGGACGCGGTGACGGTGGCCCTCCAGGCGCACCGGGGCCTCTCTCATTCGCTCCTCTTCAGTCCGGTGGTGGCGCTCGGGGCCACGCTGGCCGCGTGCGCCGTCTTCCGGGGCGCCAGGCCCCGCCCCGTCTTCCTCGCCAGCCTGGCCTCCGTCCTCTTCGCGCACCTGCTGCCGGACCTGTGGACGGGCTGGGGCACGCGAGTGCTGCTGCCATTCTCGGACACGCGCCTCAGCCTTGACTGGACGATGGTGGTGGACCCCTGGGTGACGCTGCCGCTGCTGGTGGGCACCGTCGTGGCGTGGCGGCTGCGGCGCACGGCGTGGCGCCGGGCGCTGCTGGTGGGCCTGGCGCTGTCCGCCGGCTACGTGGGGGCGCGCGTGGCGGCCTGGGGCGTGCTGACGCGGCGGGTGGAGGCGGCCTACGCGGCCGCGCAGTCCGTGCGCGTCTTCCCCCTGCCCTTCTCCGTGAGCACCTGGCGGTACGTGGCCACCCTTCCGGGAGGCATGCTCGCCGCGGGCGAGGTGCCCCTGGCGGGTGCGCCCCGCGAGGCGCGGCGGGTGGAGTCGTCCGTGGACGCGCTTCCCCCGGACGTGCGCGCGGTGGGGCCGGTGCGCGAGGCGCTCGCGTGGGCCCGCTTTCCCGTCGTCACGGTGGCGCCCGTCGAAGGCGGAGGACGCGAGGTGCGCATCTCCGACCTGCGCTACCACCTGCGCGGCGAGCCCACGCTGGGCTTCGTCATCCGCCTGGACGCGGGAAACCGCGTGGCGGAGGCACGGCTGGAGCGCGGCGGCAGCGCGAGCGAATTGCTGCGTCGGTGGCGGGGCCAGGACGCGGAAACGACGAGGCCCCGGGAGAAGGAGTGA
- the rpiA gene encoding ribose-5-phosphate isomerase RpiA: protein MSHSAADDTPRFKREAATWAVDAFFRAGMRVGLGTGSTAVFAVHRLAELRAQGQLLDVLGVPTSRETEALARTLGVPLTTLEEHPELDVTVDGADEVAPDLSLIKGGGGALLREKIVAQASRRVVIVVDAAKLSPTLGTRWPLPVEVLPFGWRSQALFLESLGASVTVRRDARGEPFLTDQGNRVLDCRFGPIERPEDLAARLGSRAGVVGHGLFLGLTTDLVVAGAHGVEHRARPD from the coding sequence ATGAGCCACTCGGCGGCCGACGACACCCCCCGGTTCAAGCGCGAGGCCGCCACGTGGGCGGTGGATGCCTTCTTCCGCGCGGGCATGCGGGTGGGCCTGGGCACGGGCAGCACCGCCGTGTTCGCCGTGCACCGGCTGGCGGAGCTGCGCGCGCAGGGCCAGCTCCTGGACGTGCTCGGCGTGCCCACCTCGCGCGAGACGGAAGCGCTGGCGCGCACGCTGGGCGTGCCCCTCACCACGCTGGAGGAGCACCCGGAGCTGGACGTCACCGTGGACGGCGCGGACGAGGTGGCCCCGGACCTGTCCCTCATCAAGGGCGGGGGCGGAGCGCTGCTGCGGGAGAAGATTGTCGCGCAGGCCAGCCGGCGCGTGGTCATCGTCGTGGACGCGGCCAAGCTGTCGCCCACGCTGGGCACGCGCTGGCCCCTGCCGGTGGAGGTGCTTCCCTTCGGCTGGCGCTCACAGGCGCTCTTCCTGGAGTCGCTCGGCGCGAGCGTCACCGTGCGGCGGGACGCGCGCGGCGAGCCCTTCCTCACGGACCAGGGCAACCGCGTGCTCGACTGCCGCTTCGGCCCCATCGAACGTCCCGAGGACCTGGCCGCGCGCCTGGGCTCGCGCGCGGGCGTGGTGGGCCACGGCCTGTTCCTCGGGCTGACGACGGACCTGGTGGTGGCCGGCGCTCACGGCGTGGAGCACCGCGCCCGCCCGGACTGA
- a CDS encoding pectin acetylesterase-family hydrolase, translated as MKRLLLACLMAAALVPGMARAEVIVSTIVSVLVDGGNNYNWEKVELPGTKCGNGSQYKFWVRRTSSPNLLFMLEGGGACWDFETCSGRAGVLGAANPNGIADDYITQFTAKYVSPIVNGADPGLPLRSRTDLVTKDWNIVYMPYCTGDVHIGNNVKTYADSTGQNPPLTWYHNGYTNTRAVANWAHTQFPTVQKLLMTGYSAGGTATSAGYYFVRKAINPARGYLLNDSGPIFVAPNATSLSRPLHDKIRTSWNLDSVFSLLPASFNINDFGTINKMVATEFPNDQLAYTGYTRDYNYSRFSYERFKTPNDEESVHGYWKVDQDRLVQELNLYNNFSYFIPHHRAINASHCSTIITFMGAHACQKMEKKRYWYEYLEFPQSQTYKCYSEFVGMDKFLSRWINENQRIRIYEPANNYNNEDPGMQIVAPLINGALGG; from the coding sequence ATGAAGCGCCTACTCCTGGCCTGCCTCATGGCCGCAGCGCTGGTGCCTGGCATGGCCCGCGCGGAGGTCATCGTCTCCACCATCGTCAGCGTGCTCGTGGACGGCGGAAACAACTACAACTGGGAGAAGGTGGAGCTGCCCGGGACGAAGTGTGGCAACGGCTCGCAGTACAAGTTCTGGGTGCGCCGCACCAGCTCGCCCAACCTGCTCTTCATGCTCGAGGGCGGCGGCGCGTGTTGGGACTTCGAGACGTGCAGCGGGCGCGCGGGCGTGCTGGGCGCGGCCAACCCCAACGGCATCGCCGACGACTACATCACCCAGTTCACGGCGAAGTACGTGTCGCCCATCGTCAATGGCGCCGACCCGGGCCTGCCGCTGCGCAGCCGCACGGACCTGGTCACCAAGGACTGGAACATCGTCTACATGCCGTACTGCACGGGTGACGTGCACATCGGCAACAACGTGAAGACGTATGCGGACTCCACGGGGCAGAACCCGCCGCTGACCTGGTACCACAACGGCTACACCAACACGCGGGCGGTGGCGAACTGGGCGCACACCCAGTTCCCCACGGTGCAGAAGCTGCTGATGACGGGCTACAGCGCGGGCGGCACGGCGACGTCGGCCGGCTACTACTTCGTGCGCAAGGCCATCAACCCGGCGCGCGGCTACCTGCTCAACGACTCCGGCCCCATCTTCGTGGCGCCGAACGCCACTTCCCTCTCGCGCCCGCTGCACGACAAGATTCGCACGTCGTGGAACCTGGACTCGGTCTTCTCGCTGCTGCCGGCCTCGTTCAACATCAACGACTTCGGCACCATCAACAAGATGGTGGCGACAGAGTTCCCCAACGACCAGCTCGCGTACACGGGCTATACGCGCGACTACAACTACTCGCGCTTCTCCTATGAGCGCTTCAAGACGCCCAACGACGAGGAGTCCGTCCACGGCTACTGGAAGGTGGACCAGGACCGGCTGGTGCAGGAGCTGAACCTCTACAACAACTTCAGCTACTTCATCCCGCACCACCGCGCCATCAACGCCAGCCACTGCAGCACCATCATCACCTTCATGGGTGCGCACGCCTGCCAGAAGATGGAGAAGAAGCGGTACTGGTACGAGTACCTCGAGTTCCCGCAGTCGCAGACGTACAAGTGCTACAGCGAGTTCGTGGGCATGGACAAGTTCCTCTCGCGGTGGATCAACGAGAACCAGCGCATCCGCATCTACGAGCCGGCGAACAACTACAACAACGAGGACCCCGGCATGCAGATTGTCGCGCCGCTCATCAACGGCGCGCTGGGCGGGTAG
- a CDS encoding right-handed parallel beta-helix repeat-containing protein, whose protein sequence is MNTFVPLRWKPSLPLLVVGLLAGLLAAACSSSPEAKPPTVVQEEEDAGSTDGGVDSGTVDAGGDAGSVTPGTDGGGDAGPTDGGSDAGTSDGGSDAGPVIPVPADGGTTVTSTLSGRLTEAGSPYRVVGDANGVVTIPKGQVLTVEPGVILDFRGRPDVTEADVDSSAPESVMNHQKGRVEVRVYGAIHVQGTAQKPVLLTSTNPYGWWGVNFYGQGSVGDGHPSFEHMVFEKVRKNQYNGDRDWTRGALWAYYPGPVTISHSVFRDNVASAHCAALDLMYTDGSRIEDTLFEDNRVIDIDRFGQPGTYAMSGGGSVCITHGRNSVVRGSTFRDNGVEAYRGYLTTALEPRPLLTYPNPQNIIDLGGGGAIHYFQPDNDLLENNLFEGNFVAQGPGSALYLEQLGARAVTLKGNRFVNNRGGAGGVIVCNRGSGTADLVLATNNVFTGNTLNGQPASNLTGDCGTVAQ, encoded by the coding sequence ATGAACACCTTCGTTCCGCTCCGCTGGAAGCCGTCCCTCCCGCTCCTCGTCGTGGGATTGCTCGCCGGACTGCTCGCCGCCGCGTGTTCGTCCAGTCCGGAAGCGAAGCCGCCGACAGTGGTGCAGGAAGAGGAGGACGCGGGCTCCACGGACGGAGGCGTGGATTCGGGCACGGTGGACGCGGGAGGTGACGCGGGCTCCGTCACTCCGGGGACGGACGGAGGCGGTGACGCGGGGCCGACGGACGGCGGCTCGGACGCGGGCACGTCGGATGGTGGCTCGGACGCGGGGCCCGTCATCCCCGTGCCGGCGGATGGCGGCACCACCGTCACCAGCACGCTGTCGGGCCGGCTCACGGAGGCGGGCTCTCCATACCGCGTCGTCGGGGATGCGAATGGCGTCGTCACCATTCCCAAGGGCCAGGTCCTCACGGTGGAGCCGGGCGTCATCCTGGACTTCCGCGGCCGCCCGGACGTGACGGAGGCGGACGTTGACTCCTCCGCGCCGGAAAGCGTGATGAACCACCAGAAGGGCCGGGTGGAGGTGCGCGTCTACGGCGCCATCCACGTCCAGGGCACGGCGCAGAAGCCGGTGCTGCTCACGTCCACCAATCCCTACGGCTGGTGGGGGGTGAACTTCTACGGGCAGGGCTCCGTGGGCGACGGCCACCCCAGCTTCGAGCACATGGTCTTCGAGAAGGTGCGCAAGAATCAGTACAACGGCGACCGCGACTGGACGCGCGGCGCGCTGTGGGCCTACTACCCGGGGCCGGTGACGATTTCCCACTCGGTGTTCCGCGACAACGTGGCGTCCGCGCACTGCGCCGCGCTGGACCTGATGTACACGGACGGCTCGCGAATCGAGGACACGCTCTTCGAGGACAACCGCGTCATCGACATCGACCGCTTCGGGCAGCCCGGCACCTATGCCATGTCCGGTGGCGGGTCCGTGTGCATCACCCACGGCCGCAACTCGGTGGTGCGCGGCAGCACCTTCCGCGACAACGGCGTGGAGGCGTACCGCGGCTACCTCACCACTGCGCTGGAGCCCCGGCCGCTGCTCACGTATCCCAACCCGCAGAACATCATCGACCTGGGCGGCGGTGGCGCCATCCACTACTTCCAGCCCGACAACGACTTGCTGGAGAACAACCTCTTCGAGGGCAACTTCGTGGCCCAGGGACCCGGGTCGGCCCTCTACCTGGAGCAACTGGGCGCGCGGGCCGTCACGCTGAAGGGCAACCGCTTCGTGAACAACCGGGGCGGCGCGGGAGGCGTCATCGTCTGCAACCGGGGCTCCGGCACCGCGGACCTGGTGCTGGCCACCAACAACGTCTTCACGGGCAACACGCTCAACGGGCAGCCCGCGTCCAACCTGACGGGCGACTGCGGCACCGTCGCGCAGTAG
- a CDS encoding Spx/MgsR family RNA polymerase-binding regulatory protein has translation MTNEVLVLTYSGCDTCRKALKWLEAHGVAHQVRPIVEAPPTVTELGQWIPRSGVSVRKWLNTSGQSYRALGKAKVDAASDAELVSWLAADGKLVKRPVLVTGSTVLVGFQPDAYARVFDGAR, from the coding sequence ATGACGAACGAAGTCCTCGTCCTGACGTACTCCGGCTGTGACACGTGCAGGAAGGCGCTGAAGTGGTTGGAGGCGCACGGTGTAGCGCATCAGGTGCGCCCCATCGTCGAGGCGCCGCCCACCGTGACTGAATTGGGACAGTGGATTCCCCGCAGCGGCGTGTCCGTCCGCAAGTGGCTCAACACCAGCGGCCAGAGCTACCGCGCGCTCGGGAAGGCGAAGGTGGACGCCGCGTCCGACGCGGAGCTGGTGTCCTGGCTGGCCGCCGACGGAAAGCTCGTCAAGCGGCCGGTGCTCGTCACCGGGAGCACCGTCCTCGTCGGCTTCCAGCCGGACGCGTACGCGCGGGTGTTCGACGGCGCCCGCTGA
- a CDS encoding LysR family transcriptional regulator yields MNVTLEQARALDALARHGTFAAAAEALHKGHTAVLYALRTLEEQTELTLLDRRGYRTRLTPAGERVLEHCRKLLAAERELEAACAEIRAGWEPSLRIVFDGVFPAEPLLRVVKELRTEGASTRFHVSAEFLAGVEAAFVREEADLMVSVLPPTLPGLRGYKLPELKAVLVAHRGHPLAKRRGLLKDEELAEHLVITVRGSDPRLQLSTGLLEVRSTVHLNDFAAKKAAILEGLGYGWLPEHLAARELRRGELKALKLARGATHVFHPQLYHRAGVKPGRAARRVVQVLTGSEPEA; encoded by the coding sequence ATGAACGTCACCCTGGAGCAGGCCCGCGCGCTGGATGCCCTCGCCCGCCATGGCACCTTCGCGGCGGCGGCGGAGGCCCTGCACAAGGGACACACCGCGGTGCTGTACGCGCTGCGCACGCTGGAGGAGCAGACGGAGCTGACGCTGCTGGACAGGCGCGGCTACCGCACCCGGCTGACGCCCGCGGGTGAGCGGGTGCTGGAGCACTGCCGGAAGCTGCTGGCGGCGGAGCGGGAGCTGGAGGCCGCGTGCGCGGAGATTCGCGCGGGCTGGGAGCCCTCGCTGCGCATCGTCTTCGACGGAGTCTTCCCCGCGGAGCCGCTGCTGCGCGTGGTGAAGGAGCTGCGCACGGAAGGGGCCAGCACGCGCTTCCACGTGTCCGCGGAGTTCCTCGCCGGCGTGGAGGCGGCCTTCGTGCGGGAGGAGGCGGACCTGATGGTGTCCGTGCTGCCGCCCACGCTGCCGGGCCTGCGCGGCTACAAGCTGCCGGAGCTGAAGGCGGTGCTGGTGGCCCACCGCGGGCACCCACTGGCGAAGCGGCGCGGGCTCTTGAAGGACGAGGAGCTGGCGGAGCACCTGGTCATCACCGTGCGCGGCTCGGACCCGCGGCTGCAGCTGAGCACCGGCCTGCTGGAGGTGCGCTCCACGGTGCACCTCAACGACTTCGCCGCGAAGAAGGCCGCCATCCTGGAGGGACTGGGCTACGGCTGGCTGCCGGAGCACCTGGCCGCGCGCGAGCTGCGCCGGGGCGAGCTGAAGGCGCTGAAGCTGGCCCGGGGCGCCACACACGTGTTCCACCCGCAGCTGTACCACCGCGCCGGCGTGAAGCCGGGTCGCGCGGCCCGGCGCGTGGTGCAGGTCCTCACGGGCTCGGAGCCGGAGGCGTGA